A single Equus quagga isolate Etosha38 chromosome 8, UCLA_HA_Equagga_1.0, whole genome shotgun sequence DNA region contains:
- the CDK5 gene encoding cyclin-dependent kinase 5 yields the protein MQKYEKLEKIGEGTYGTVFKAKNRETHEIVALKRVRLDDDDEGVPSSALREICLLKELKHKNIVRLHDVLHSDKKLTLVFEFCDQDLKKYFDSCNGDLDPEIVKSFLFQLLKGLGFCHSRNVLHRDLKPQNLLINRNGELKLADFGLARAFGIPVRCYSAEVVTLWYRPPDVLFGAKLYSTSIDMWSAGCIFAELANAGRPLFPGNDVDDQLKRIFRLLGTPTEEQWPAMTKLPDYKPYPMYPATTSLVNVVPKLNATGRDLLQNLLKCNPVQRISAEEALQHPYFSDFCPP from the exons ATGCAGAAATACGAGAAACTGGAGAAGATTGGGGAAG GCACCTATGGAACAGTGTTCAAGGCCAAAAACCGAGAGACCCATGAGATCGTGGCTCTGAAACGGGTGAGGCTGGATGACGATGATGAG GGAGTGCCGAGTTCTGCCCTTCGGGAAATCTGCCTACTCAAAGAGCTGAAGCACAAGAACATCGTCAG GCTTCATGACGTCCTGCATAGCGACAAGAAGCTGACTTTGGTTTTTGAGTTCTGTGACCAG GACCTCAAGAAGTACTTTGACAGCTGCAATGGTGACCTAGATCCTGAAATTGTGAAG tcaTTCCTCTTCCAGCTGCTAAAGGGCCTGGGATTCTGTCACAGTCGCAACGTGCTGCACAGGGACCTAAAGCCCCAGAACCTACTCATAAACAGA AACGGGGAGCTGAAATTGGCTGATTTCGGGTTGGCTCGAGCCTTTGGGATCCCTGTTCGCTGTTACTCAGCTGAG GTGGTCACGCTGTGGTACCGCCCACCGGATGTCCTCTTTGGGGCCAAGCTGTACTCCACGTCCATCGACATGTGGTCAGCCGGCTGCATCTTTGCAG agCTGGCCAATGCGGGGCGGCCGCTTTTCCCTGGCAACGATGTAGATGACCAGTTGAAGAGGATCTTCCG GCTGCTGGGGACACCGACTGAGGAGCAGTGGCCCGCCATGACCAAGCTGCCAGACTATAAG CCCTACCCGATGTACCCGGCCACAACGTCCCTGGTGAACGTCGTACCCAAGCTCAATGCCACAGGGAGGGACCTGCTGCAG AACCTCCTGAAGTGTAACCCCGTCCAGCGCATCTCCGCAGAAGAGGCCCTGCAGCACCCCTACTTCTCCGACTTCTGCCCCCCCTAG